A genomic window from Gemmatimonas sp. includes:
- a CDS encoding aminodeoxychorismate/anthranilate synthase component II — MLLVIDNYDSFTYNLVQYFGELGETLEVHRNDALTVDQVGAMAPDAIVVSPGPCSPREAGISVDVIRRYGGEIPLLGVCLGHQAIGEAYGGVVTRASRVMHGKMSQLVHDGTGLFAGIPSPFGVMRYHSLIVERATLPAELQVTAVAVDDADEIHALQHRTHPVWGVQFHPESILTEHGRELLVNFLTMSRAFRTAPV, encoded by the coding sequence ATGCTGCTCGTCATCGACAACTACGATTCGTTTACGTACAACCTCGTGCAGTACTTCGGCGAGCTCGGTGAAACGCTCGAGGTGCACCGCAACGACGCCCTGACCGTCGATCAGGTGGGCGCGATGGCACCCGATGCCATCGTCGTATCGCCGGGGCCCTGCTCGCCGCGCGAGGCCGGCATTTCGGTTGACGTGATCCGTCGCTACGGCGGGGAAATTCCGTTGCTCGGCGTGTGTCTGGGCCATCAGGCGATCGGCGAGGCGTATGGCGGCGTGGTCACGCGGGCCAGTCGGGTCATGCACGGCAAGATGTCGCAGCTCGTGCACGACGGGACGGGCCTGTTTGCCGGCATTCCATCGCCGTTCGGCGTGATGCGCTACCACTCACTTATCGTGGAGCGCGCCACGCTGCCGGCCGAGTTGCAGGTGACGGCCGTCGCGGTCGATGACGCCGACGAAATTCACGCGCTGCAGCATCGCACGCATCCCGTGTGGGGCGTGCAGTTTCACCCGGAGTCGATTCTTACCGAGCACGGTCGTGAGCTGCTGGTGAACTTTCTCACGATGTCACGCGCGTTTCGGACGGCGCCGGTCTAA